Proteins from one Limanda limanda chromosome 4, fLimLim1.1, whole genome shotgun sequence genomic window:
- the LOC133000635 gene encoding transcription factor HES-2-like has protein sequence MKAAEIRLSLHRPLQHRDPHMAPTITAAMTNSQEHLTRSHKLRKPLVEKLRRERINSSIEQLKSLLGPEFLNQQPDSKLEKADILEMTVCFMTQLLQQNQQQRRLMKHVHKLQSSSEEKLREADFSPLSSTVHSSISKDKSPVSSAPWRPW, from the exons ATGAAGGCAGCAGAGATCAGATTGTCTCTACACAGACCTCTACAGCACAGAGATCCACACATGGCTCCTACAATCACTGCAGCAATGACCAACTCTCAGGAGCATCTGACTCGGAGCCACAAG CTCAGAAAGCCTCTGGTGGAGAAGTTACGCAGAGAGAGAATCAACAGCAGCATCGAGCAGCTCAAGTCTCTCCTGGGTCCAGAGTTCCTCAACCAGCAGCCAGACTCCAAGCTGGAGAAAGCAGACATCCTGGAGATGACCGTTTGCTTCatgacacagctgctgcagcagaaccagcagcagagaagacTGATGAAGCACGTCCACAAGCTGCAGTCTtcctctgaggagaagctgagagaGGCTGACTTCTCTCCTCTGAGCTCCACAGTCCACAGCAGCATCTCCAAAGACAAGAGTCCAgtcagcagcgccccctggaggccgtGGTAG